Proteins from one Chroococcidiopsis sp. CCMEE 29 genomic window:
- the ftsH gene encoding ATP-dependent zinc metalloprotease FtsH: protein MIGKKALIGQQPASANASSDKLKKRRLWHLAASWLIFQSMLVGTPALAQREAPNSLSYGELLQNIDQGNVTRIELDPAQQTAKVQLKGQKPDAPLQEVLLLEQNPELIEKARANNVELEVNSSAEGRAAIGLLANLLWIVPLMALMLLFLRRSSNSSSQALNFGKSKARFQMEAKTGMTFSDVAGIEEAKEELQEVVTFLKQPERFTAVGARIPRGVLLVGPPGTGKTLLAKAIAGEAGVPFFSISGSEFVEMFVGVGASRVRDLFKKAKENAPCLIFIDEIDAVGRQRGAGIGGGNDEREQTLNQLLTEMDGFEGNSGIIIIAATNRPDVLDAALLRPGRFDRQVIVDAPDLKGRQEILKVHARNKKLDPSVSLEAIARRTPGFTGADLANLLNEAAILTARRRKDAITLLEIDDAVDRVVAGMEGTPLVDSKSKRLIAYHEVGHALIGTLVKDHDPVQKVTLVPRGQARGLTWFTPNEEQGLISRAQILARITSALGGRVAEETVFGTAEVTTGASQDLQQITNLARQMVTKFGMSELGPLSLENQNNEVFLGRGDWMTRSAEYSEEIAAQIDAQVRKIIYHCYQQALQLLKENRVLMDYLVDLLIDQETIEGEQFRQLVAEYTQSSEQQTMAVSR, encoded by the coding sequence ATGATAGGCAAAAAGGCATTAATCGGGCAGCAACCAGCAAGTGCTAACGCTTCTAGCGATAAGTTAAAGAAGCGACGCCTATGGCATTTGGCAGCGAGTTGGCTCATTTTCCAGTCAATGCTTGTGGGTACCCCCGCACTGGCGCAAAGAGAAGCGCCCAACTCTCTGAGTTATGGAGAGTTATTGCAAAATATTGATCAGGGCAATGTTACTAGAATCGAGCTTGACCCAGCGCAACAAACGGCAAAAGTTCAACTAAAGGGACAAAAGCCCGATGCGCCGCTACAAGAGGTATTGCTATTGGAGCAAAACCCAGAGCTAATTGAAAAAGCCCGTGCCAATAATGTTGAGTTAGAGGTAAATTCTTCGGCAGAGGGTAGGGCCGCTATAGGTCTTTTAGCTAACTTATTGTGGATTGTGCCGTTGATGGCTTTAATGCTCTTATTCCTCCGCCGCTCAAGTAATTCTTCTAGCCAAGCCTTAAACTTCGGTAAATCCAAAGCCAGATTCCAAATGGAAGCAAAAACGGGTATGACGTTCAGCGACGTTGCTGGCATCGAAGAAGCTAAAGAAGAACTGCAAGAAGTCGTGACATTCCTCAAACAACCAGAACGCTTTACGGCAGTTGGGGCGCGGATTCCTAGAGGCGTTTTACTGGTTGGACCTCCGGGAACAGGTAAAACTCTACTGGCAAAAGCGATCGCTGGGGAAGCAGGGGTGCCATTTTTTAGCATCTCCGGCTCAGAATTCGTAGAAATGTTCGTTGGTGTGGGTGCGAGTCGGGTACGTGACCTGTTCAAGAAAGCCAAAGAGAACGCTCCCTGCTTGATCTTCATTGATGAGATTGATGCGGTTGGCAGACAACGGGGTGCTGGCATCGGCGGCGGCAACGACGAACGCGAACAAACCCTCAACCAATTGTTGACGGAAATGGATGGGTTTGAAGGTAACAGTGGCATCATCATCATTGCTGCTACCAACCGTCCTGATGTTTTAGATGCTGCCTTATTACGACCTGGACGGTTTGATCGGCAAGTGATCGTGGATGCGCCTGACCTGAAAGGGCGACAGGAAATCTTAAAAGTTCATGCACGGAATAAGAAGCTTGACCCTTCAGTATCATTAGAAGCGATCGCCAGACGCACCCCTGGGTTTACGGGAGCCGACTTAGCCAACCTGTTAAACGAAGCGGCCATTCTTACGGCTAGACGTCGTAAAGACGCGATTACGCTATTGGAGATTGATGATGCGGTCGATCGCGTAGTTGCGGGAATGGAAGGTACACCACTGGTAGATAGTAAGAGCAAGCGACTAATTGCCTACCACGAAGTCGGACATGCCTTAATCGGCACCTTAGTTAAAGACCATGACCCAGTGCAGAAAGTCACTTTGGTGCCACGAGGACAAGCACGGGGGTTGACTTGGTTTACCCCCAATGAAGAACAAGGGTTAATTTCTCGGGCTCAAATCTTGGCACGGATTACCTCTGCTTTGGGCGGTCGAGTCGCAGAGGAAACCGTTTTTGGTACGGCGGAAGTAACTACGGGTGCAAGCCAGGATCTGCAACAGATAACTAATCTGGCACGACAGATGGTGACCAAGTTTGGCATGTCGGAGCTAGGACCCTTGTCGTTGGAAAACCAGAATAATGAGGTGTTTTTGGGACGTGGTGACTGGATGACGCGATCGGCGGAGTATTCAGAAGAAATAGCTGCCCAAATTGATGCCCAAGTCAGGAAGATTATTTACCATTGCTACCAGCAGGCGTTGCAACTCCTAAAGGAAAATCGCGTACTGATGGATTACCTGGTCGATCTGTTGATAGACCAGGAAACGATCGAAGGCGAACAATTCCGACAACTCGTAGCTGAATATACTCAGTCATCTGAGCAACAAACAATGGCTGTTTCCCGTTAA